A region of Thermococcus argininiproducens DNA encodes the following proteins:
- a CDS encoding MazG nucleotide pyrophosphohydrolase domain-containing protein, which translates to MHIKEFQELIKDLYFHRDEKRGLEKTFLWFSEEVGELAEALRKNDRKAIEEEFADVLAWLVSLANIVGVDVEEATKKKYPGVCPYCGKNPCECEKE; encoded by the coding sequence ATGCACATCAAAGAATTCCAAGAACTTATTAAGGATCTCTACTTTCATAGGGATGAAAAAAGAGGATTGGAGAAGACTTTTCTCTGGTTTAGTGAGGAAGTTGGTGAACTAGCAGAGGCCTTAAGGAAAAATGATAGAAAGGCTATAGAGGAGGAATTTGCCGATGTCTTAGCCTGGCTCGTGAGTTTAGCCAACATAGTAGGGGTGGATGTGGAGGAAGCCACCAAGAAGAAGTATCCTGGAGTTTGCCCTTACTGTGGGAAGAACCCTTGTGAGTGTGAGAAGGAGTAG
- a CDS encoding pro-sigmaK processing inhibitor BofA family protein has product MINVLIFIILLIIAAVIVVKLTFAVLRWMAMNAVVGLILLGVLNYLGVAHIEINLINFLIVAVGGILGVFLLLFLSYL; this is encoded by the coding sequence ATGATTAATGTCCTAATATTCATAATATTGTTAATAATTGCCGCAGTGATAGTTGTCAAACTGACCTTTGCAGTGCTGAGATGGATGGCTATGAATGCAGTAGTTGGTTTAATCCTCTTGGGAGTTCTGAATTATCTTGGTGTAGCACACATAGAGATAAACCTAATAAACTTCCTTATAGTGGCTGTGGGTGGAATTTTGGGCGTTTTTCTTTTGTTGTTCTTGTCTTATCTCTAA
- a CDS encoding HEAT repeat domain-containing protein, whose amino-acid sequence MGLFSFGSKKNKVIKMLSQGDLEDIIISAMKDKKYVDAIIELLDEKNPGLKGDALLLLGELVSRHKDLMMEYVEAGLPLKALLLVNDPDPYVKENAMQAFELMLRFFPWIEGMFRDEIVEELIDILEKGDKNRKAFAMLMLKKLKVRGALPMIEQFKDVNEAVILPLEGVKWVSLGEIAREVIKDLGGEMND is encoded by the coding sequence ATGGGATTATTTTCATTTGGGTCCAAGAAGAACAAGGTTATTAAGATGCTTTCTCAAGGTGACTTGGAGGATATTATCATCTCCGCAATGAAGGATAAAAAATATGTAGATGCAATAATAGAGCTTCTTGATGAGAAAAATCCGGGTCTCAAGGGAGATGCTCTCTTACTCCTTGGTGAACTCGTCTCAAGACACAAGGATTTGATGATGGAGTATGTTGAAGCAGGTCTTCCATTAAAAGCCCTTCTTCTAGTGAACGATCCGGATCCATACGTTAAAGAGAATGCCATGCAGGCCTTTGAACTAATGCTAAGGTTTTTCCCATGGATTGAAGGGATGTTCAGAGATGAGATAGTAGAGGAACTCATAGACATCTTAGAAAAAGGCGATAAAAACAGAAAAGCATTTGCAATGTTGATGCTTAAAAAACTTAAAGTTAGAGGGGCCCTTCCAATGATTGAACAGTTCAAAGATGTTAATGAAGCCGTTATTTTACCGCTTGAGGGTGTTAAATGGGTTTCATTGGGCGAAATCGCCCGGGAAGTGATAAAAGATTTAGGAGGTGAAATGAATGATTAA